The stretch of DNA CAATATTTGGTAATAGGATTGGGAAGCTTTGGAACAAATGTTGCTAGAACTTTATATGAAGCAGGAGAAGAAGTTGTAGGGATAGATTTGGATGAAACAATAGTTCAAGAAACTATAAATAATGATTATTTGGAAAATGCTTTAGTATTAGATGCAACTGATGAAATTCAGTTAAAAAAACTAGATGTGCAAAGCTTTGATGTTGTATTTATTTGTATTGGACTTATAGAACCTAGTATAATGATAACACTTAATTTAAAAGAAATGGGAGTAAAAAAGACAATAGTAAAAGCAATTAATGGAAAACATAGAAAATTATTAGAAAAAATAGGAGCTGACCAAGTAATTTATCCAGAAGAATATATGGGAAAAAGAACAGCTTTAGTAGCAATGGAACCTAATATGATAGAACATCTTAGATTTTCACAAGATTTTTTACTTGTAGAAGTAAAAGCTCCTTTAGAATTTATAGGAAAAAATTTTATTGAATTAGATATTAGGAAAAATTATAATATAAATGTAATAGGAATAAAAAAAATTTCAGGAAGATTTATTCCAAATCCTACAGCAACAACAATTATAGAAAAAGATGATACTTTAATTGTGGTTACTGATACAAAATCAGCAAATAAGATAAACGATATATTAAAAAAGGAATACAAAGAAGATTAATAATTTCTATTAGGAGGAAATTAAATGATGAAGTTTGATGTAATAGTAGTTGGAGCAGGTCATGCTGGTTGTGAAGCGGCATTAGCAACAGCTAGAATGGGAATGAAGACAGCTATATTTACAATAAGTTTAGATAAAATTGGTTATATGTCATGTAATCCTTCACTAGGAGGACCAGCAAAATCTCATTTAGTAAGAGAAATTGATGCTCTAGGAGGAGAAATTGCAAAGAATATAGATAAAACTTTTATACAAATAAGAGTATTAAATACTAAAAAAGGTCCAGCAGTAAGGTCTTTAAGAGCACAAGCTGATAAAGCACAGTATACTGTTCAAATGAAAAAAACTTTAGAAAATACAGAAAATCTTGATGTAATTCAAGGTATGGTTACTGATATAATAATAGAAGATGGAAAAGCTATTGGTGTAAAAACAAGAGAAGGTGTAGAATATAGAGGAAAAGCTATCATAATAGCTACAGGTACTTTTATGAGAGGGCTTATCCATATAGGAGAAAGTAAATTTCAAGGAGGAAGATTAGGAGAACTTTCTTCAGAAGATTTACCTTTGTCATTAGAAAAAATAGGTATAAAATTAGGAAGATTTAAAACAGGAACTCCTGCTAGAATTGATGAAAGAACAATAGATTTTTCTAAAATGGAAGAACAACCTGGAGATACATCTCCACTTAGATTTTCAAATTCTTCTTCATATGAAGAATTAGCTAAAAGAAAACAAATTCCATGTCATTTACTTCATACAAATGAAAAAGTTCATGATATTATAAGAGCAAATAAAGATAGGTCGCCATTATATAATGGAACAATAGTTGGAACAGGACCTCGTTATTGCCCATCAATAGAAGATAAAATTTTTAAATATCCAGATAAAAAACAACATCACATATTTTTAGAAAAAGAAGGATATGATACTAATGAAATATATGTAGCTGGACTTTCCAACTCATTACCAGCTGATGTACAATATGAAATTTTACATTCAATAGAAGGATTAGAAAATGCTAAAATAATGAGATATGCTTATGCTATTGAATATGATTATGTTGCTACTGAAGAATTAACATATTCCTTAGAAAATAAAAATATAAAAAATCTTTATACAGCAGGGCAAATAAATGGAACTTCTGGATATGAAGAAGCTGCAGCCCAAGGGATTATGGCTGGAATCAATGCTGCTAGAAAAATTCAAGGAAAAGAACCTATAATATTAGATAGAGCTGATTCTTATATAGGAACTTTAATTGATGATATAGTTTCTAAAGGAACTAATGAACCTTATAGAATGTTTACAGCAAGAAGTGAATATAGATTGATTTTAAGAGAAGATAATGCTGACTTAAGATTATCTAAAATAGGTTATGAGGTAGGGCTTGTTTCAAAAGAGGAATATGAAAAAGTTTTATTTAAAGAAAAAGTGGTAAAAGAAGTTATTGAAAAACTAAAAAAACAATATGTAGGAAGTTCAAATTCTAGAGTAAATGAGGTTTTAGAAAAGTATAATGAAAAACCTGTGAGTAATGGAATTTCTCTATTTGAATTTTTAAGAAGACCTGATGTAACTTATAAAGATATAAAATATGTAGCAAAATTAATAGAGGATTTTTCTTTAGAAGATTATATAGATGACATAGAATATCAAATAGAGATACAAGTAAAATATTCTGGATATATTGAAAGAGCAATGAAAGCTATAGAAAAACACAAAACTTTAGAAGATAAAAAAATACCAGAAAATATAGATTATGATTCTTTAGAAAATATTCCTAGAGAAGCTAAAGAAAAATTAAAGGCAGTAAGACCAATGAATATAGGACAAGCTTCTAGAATATCAGGAGTATCTCCAGCAGATATTCAAGTTTTACTTATTTATTTAAAAATGAGAGGAAAAAATTAATGAAAGAATTTTTAAAAGATGGTATAAAAAAAATAGGACTAGATATTTCAGATGAAAAAATAGATAATCTTATGGAATATTTAAAACTTCTTATAGAATATAATTCTCATACTAATTTAACAGCTATAAGAGATGAAGAAGGAATAATAGAAAAACATTTTTTAGACTCACTTTTGGTTATGAAATATATGAGAATAACAGAAGGAAAAGCTATAGATATTGGAACAGGGGCTGGATTTCCCGGAATGGTTTTAGCAATTTGTAATCCTCAAATAAAATTTACTTTAATTGATTCAGTAGGAAAAAAAATAAATTTTTTAAAACAAGTTATTGAAAAATTAGGACTAAGTAATGTAGAAGCAATAAATGTTAGAGCTGAGGAATTTATAAATGAAAAAAATCGTGAAACATATGATATAGGATTATGTAGAGGAGTTTCAAAATTAAATATAATTCTTGAATATGTTATACCTTTTTTGAAGGTAAATGGAAGATTTTTACCTCAAAAAATGGAAGGGACAAACGAAGAAAAAGATGGGGAGAATGCATTAAAAGTCTTAAATTCCAAAATAGAAAAAATTTATATTGATGAATTACCTTATATTAAAGATAAAAGGGTAATTATTGATATAATAAAATTAAATAAAACTAACAAAAAATACCCAAGAGCAAATGGAGTACCATCAAAAAAACCATTATAAAAATTTAAGAAGAGGAGATAAATATGAAAAATTTTTTAATAAAAAACAAAAAAATATTTTTTATAAGTCTACCTCTTTTTTTAGTTTTTTGGATTAGTTATATGGCTATCTATAAAACAGAAACCTTAGTTGGAATGGGATTTTCTCTATTTACAAAAGGGGGATTAAAAATAGAAAAACTTACTTTTCAAGAAGGTAGTAATAAAGAAAGAGGAAGAATAGAATTAAAGAATTCAAAGCTTTATGGGGAAAATAAAGAATTGATTGCTGATATTCCTCAGCTTTCACTAACTTATGATAATTGGAAGATAACAAGTATAGATATTTATGACCCTGAGATAAATTTTGTAAGAGATAGAAATAGTTATAATATAGTAGATATATTTACAGGTGGAAAGAAAAAAGCAAATGCTCCACAAAAAGAATCAGAAGAAAAAATTGAAAAAACAGAAGATTTGAGTGAACCTATATTAAAGAAAATAAATGTTTATAATGCAAATTTACTTTATCAAGATGAAAGTTATACTGAGAAAATAGAGAAGGCAGTAGATAATGTAAATGGATATATAAAATTTTATAATGGATATAGGACAGATTTAGAGTTTACAGGAGTAGGAAAAGAAAATAATAATGAAAAAATATTTGTAAAATATGATAGTTCAACAGGGAAATATGCCTTTTATTTAGATTTAAAAAATATTGATTTTAATGAAAAATTATTTCAATATGCTTATGATAGTAATGGAGCAATAAAAGATGTCTATGGTTTGGCAAATCTTAAATTAAAAATTTCAGATGAAGGTTTTTTAGGAGAGGCTACTTTAGAAAATGGTGGTCTTAAATATGAAGATTTAGATATGCCTGTAACAAATGTAAAATTAGATATAAAATTTTTAGGCGAACAAATCCTTATAGATGGAGATTATTTAGTAGGAAATTACCCTGGAAAATTTTCTTTAGATTATAATAATGAAAATGGTGTTAAAGTGGGATTTTTCTTAAAAGATATATTGTATAAAGATGTAGAAAAATACAAGTATTTAAAAAGTTTAAACTTAGGGTTTGAAAATCTAAAATTAGATAAAGCAGATATAATTTTATCATATAAAGATAAATTTAGGGCTGATATAGATTTTGAAAGTAAAAATGGAGATAATTTAGATATTTTATATTTTGAAGATGTAAGTGGAAGATTTACTTATGTTGATGATACTTTTTATTTAGAAAATTTAAAAACTTCTCTTTCAATAAATGATAAATTTACTTCAAGAAAAGTAGTAGGAAATTTAAAATTAAAAGATGGAAAAGGAGAAACTAAATTAAAAGTATTGGGAGATAAAAGACATCTTTTATCAAATTTTGATTTAGATTTTAATTTTGAAATAGCTGAAAATAATTTTCTTTTTGATATAAAATCTAAAATTTTAAATTTAAATGGAGATTATGACTTTGAGAAAAAAGAAATTATTTTAAAAGAAGAAGATGATTTTTATTTAAAATATAATTTAAAAGAAAAAATATTAGAAGAAAGTAAAGGAGATATTACTGCTTACTTTAATGGCTATACAATAAAATCAAATTTAAAATTAGATAGAGATAAAAATGAATTAGGTATTGCTTCTAATATAACAAGAGACAACAAAAAAACAGATGGAAAAATAGATGTAAAAATAAATTTAGATACTTTTAATTATATTACAGAATTTGATTTGAATAACATAAGACTTGTTGATAAATCTGGAACTTTAGCAGGTAGTTTTAAAGGAAAAATAGAAAATAAAAATGATACTTTAGAAGGACAGATATTTATTGAAAAAGGTCTTGTTGTTGATAATCAAAATGGAATAAGAATTAGAAAAATTTATGGAATAACAAATATTAATAATAAAAATAAAGATAAATATTTAGATATAACTTTTGATGGAGAAGTAGGTAAGTTAATAACTCCAAATATTACTCTTAATGGTTTAAAAATAGGAATTAGATATTTTGATAAAGAAATTCAAATAAAAAATATTAATAATAGATACTTAGGAGCTACAGGAACTTTATTTTTAGATGATTTATCGATAAATGGAAATATTAAATTTAATGGAATAAATCAAGATGTAGTTAAATTAGGAGACTTTAATTATGAAATTACAGATGCTTCTGGTCAAATTTCTGGAAAGATAACTCCTGAACTAGATAAATTAAAAGGAGATATTTTAGTAAAAGATGCACATCTTTTATTAGGAGAATCAGTAGTAGATTTCCATGGAAATATAAAATATTTAAATAGAGAGATATCCTCAAAAGAATTTTTTATAGGAGAAAATACTTTGGATTTTTTATACTCTATAAAAAATAAAAAAGGAAGTTATGATTTAATAATTAATGAAAATGAAATTATAAATATTATTCCTGGAACGAAATTAAAATTAATTGGAAAAAGTGAAGGAATTTTAGAAAATGGATATATAAATGGAGATTTTTATGGAGAAATTGAAGGGATTAGAGTAGGAGAAAATTATCTTCCTAAAATTTCTTTAACAGGAAAGTATGATAATAATTATATTAATTTTAGAAATATAAGTTTTTTATTAAAAGATGGAAGAAAAATTATCAATACAAAGGGAAAAATTGATATTCATACTAAAGAATTAGAATTTGAACTTCCAGAACAAAATATTAATTTAAAAGATTTAAATTTATTTAAAGATTTAAATATTCAAATGTTAACTAAAGGAAAATTAAAGGGAACTTTTGATAACTTAGAATATGAAATAATTTCAGAGAAAGGAAAAATTTATTTTAAGAATAAATTTATAGCAAATGAAAAATTTAAAATTTTTGGAGATAAAGAATTTATAAATATAGAAAAAATAAATTTATTTAGTGATAATAATAAAATAGATATTTTAGGAAATTATAATATCAAAGATAAATTGACTAATGGAAAAATAGAAGCAAAAATAAAAGAAGTAGACTCATTAAAGGAAATAGCTGAAAAATACAATATAGAAAATTTATCTGGAAAAATAGATTTAGATTTTGAATTTATAGATAATATTCCAAAAGGAAGTTTAAAATTTAATAAATTTAAAGCTGATATGCCAAATTTTAATTTATATATAAATAATGTAAATGGAAATTTAGGAATAGATAGACGAAAAATAGTAATAGATAGTTTTGATGGAAATATTAATGATGGAAAACTAAAAGTATTTGGAGATGTAGTTTTTGAGGATACTTTAGAATATTTAATAGGAGATAATTTTGAAAAAATAAGATATAATTTAACTTTAGAAGGGAAAAATATAAATTATTTATATAAAGATTTTGTAAAAATAAACTTTAGTACAAGATTAAGACTTGTAAAAGATAATTTATTTGGAACTATTAATATTAATAGTGGAAAAATTACAAATATAACAGATAAAAATTTTGGAATTATATCTACTATTAAAGAATATTTAAAAAGAAAATCTATGAAATCAAATCCTATAGTAAAAAATACAGCAGTTTTTTCTCCAAGGGGAGGTTTAGATATATCTCCTTCAGAAATTGAAACTAATATAAAAATAAATATTGAAAATGGTGTTAATATAGATATAAAAGATATTTCTGGATATGTAAAAGATATAAAAGGAGAAGTAAATGGTTCTGGAGTTTTAAAAGGAACTTTAGAAAATTTAAACTTTTTAGGGGAAACTAACATCAAAGAAGGAGAATTCATATTTAATAATAGAAAGTTTTATATTGATAGTGCAGCAGCATTATTTAATAATCCAAATCAAACTATTGAGAATATAAATCCAGAAATTGTTTTTATAACAAAAACTACTATTAACTCAAAAATTTATGAAATTTCTTTAATAGGTCCTGCTAGAAATATGGAACTCTATATAAAAAGTGGTGATGATGTAGCTATTAGTGATTTAAATAGTATATTATCATCTGACAAAAACAAAAATTTAAATCAAAAAGAAATGGATGAAACTACAGCTATTCTTATAGCAGAATTAGTTGGAGGTCAAATTTCAGATATTGTTGTAAGTCCAATAGTTGATGTAGTGAGAACTTTGTTTGGTTTTTCTGATTTGAGAGTTTCTTCAAGTATAATTACTCAAGATAAAAAGAAAAACAGAGATGATGAGTTAGGCGTAACATTTGGTGCTTATATAGAAGCTGAAAGTCCAATATATAAAGATAAAATATATTGGAGAGCTAAATTTAATTTTGTAGATACTACATCTGAATTAGATAGAAGTCCTGGAGAATATGGGATAGCAGAATATGATTTAGGTGTATATTATAAAATAAATAAAAATTTATCTTGGGGAGTTGGTGCACAGAAAATAAGAAATGATTTAGAAATACTAGATAGTGATAAAAATTACTATATAGAAATGAACTTTGAGAAAAAGTTTGATTTTTAATAACGGGGGTTATTTATGAAGAAACAGTTAATGGTTTTACTGAGTTTTATTTTAATGATGTTTGCTTATGGAGAAGAAACTCAAGTAACAAACTATAAAATTCAAAAAATTATAGTTGAAAATACAAAAGAAGTTCCAGAAGCAACAATATTAAATATAATGACTCAAAAAGTTGGGGATAATTTTTCAACAGAAAATATGATTAATGACTACAGAAAAATAAAACAATTTGATTTTATTGATGATGTAGCATTATATCCAGAATATTATGATAGTGGAATAAAGGTAGTTGTAAATGTAAGAGAAAAATCTGATGCTAAAGAATTACTTATCAAACAAGGAATAATTCCAATGTCTGAAAGAGATGTTGTAGATAAAAGTGTCATAGTAAAAGGTATTAATATTTATGGAAATATAAATGTTAAAGAAAAAGAAATTTTATCTAAAATACCAGTAAAAGTTGGAGGATATTATTCTAAGAAAAAAGTAACAGATGGTTATAAAAATTTAGTTGAATCAGGATTATTTAGACAAGTAGTTCCAGATATTAGTAAAGAGGGAAATGGAGTAACAGTTGATTTCTATCTTACAGAAAATCCTGTTATTACAGGAGTAAATATTATAGGAAATACTTTATATACAACTGATGAACTTTTATTAGGATTAAAAACAAAACCTAATCAAGTATTGAACTATAATAATCTTAGAGAAGATAGAGATTTCATACTAAAAAAATACAATGATGATGGATATGTACTTGCTAAAATTGTTGATATGAGTTTAAATAGCTCTTATGAGTTAGAAATCTTTTTAAGTGAAGGAATTACAAGAAATATTAATTTTAAAAAAATGGTAACTAAACAAAGAGGAGAAAGAAGAAAAGCTACTGATAACTTATTAAAAACAAAAGATTATGTAATATCAAGAGAAGTTGAACTAAAAGAAAATGAAATCTTTAATATTAATGATTATAATGAAACTGTAAAAAATCTTATGAGACTTGGATATATAAAAAATGTTAAATATGAAACAAGAGATATTATAGGAGATTTTGATGGACAAGACATTACATTATTAATAGAAGAAGATAGAACTGCTAGATTACAAGGAGCTATTTCTTATGGTTCTGAATTAGGACTTTTAGGAATGCTTTCATTAGAAGAAACTAACTGGAAAGGTAAAGGACAAAATTTATCTTTTGCATATGAAAAATCTGATGAAGATTATTCAAGTTTCTCTATAAATTTCTCAGACCCATGGATAAAAGATACTGATAGAATTTCTTGGGGATGGAGTTTATATAGAAATGAATATGAAAATGATGATAGCCGTGCTTTCAATCAAATAGATACTAGCGGATTCAAAATAAATGTAGGAAAAGGATTATCAAAATATGTTAGATTAAACTTAGGAGCAAAAGTTGAATATATAGAAACAAATCCTAAGAGTTTTTCTGAATTAAATGAAACAGAAAGAAAATTATATTATGATGATAAGTATTGGTTATATAGTTTGACACCATCTATTTCTTATGATACAAGAAATAGTTACTTTGACCCTACAAAAGGAGAATTTTATAAGTTTGGTGTAGAATTTGGTTATGCTGGTGGAGTAGATTCTGATTATTTTTCTATTGCTACAATAGAAGCTAGAAAATATCATAGAGGATTCTTTAAAGATAATACATTTGCTTATAGATTAGTTCTAGGAATTCAATCTGATGGAACAAAAGAATCACAAAGATTCTGGGTTGGAGGAAGTTCAACTTTAAGAGGATTTGATGGTGGAGAATTTAAAGGAAAACAAAAAGCTGTACTTAATATAGAAAATAGAACTAAATTTAATGATGTATTAGGTGGAGTTATATTTGTTGATATAGGAAGAGCTTGGGATTATGATGGAATAGACCAAGGATATATAGGAAATAGTACTTTAACAGATTATGACAAAAAATTCCCAGATAAAATTGCTATATCAGCAGGGGTAGGATTAAGAATAAATACACCAATGGGACCATTAAGATTTGACTTTGGATGGCCAATAACAGATAGTAAAGAATCTGGAATGCAATTCTACTTTAATATGGGACAAGCATTCTAGTACTTAAATAAAAGAACCAAAGAAATATGGAGGTAACACAGTGAAAAAAATAGCATTAGTGGCATTAGCTGTAGCAATGTCAACACAAGCATTAGCATTAAAAATAGGAGTAGTAAATAGTCAAGAATTATTTTATAAATATTCTAAAACAAAAACAATGGAGGAAAACTTAAAAAAACAAACAGCATCTTTAGATAATACATTAAAACAAAAACAAGTTGAAATCCAAAAAATGGAATTAGAATTAAAAGCTAAAGGAAATAAAGCTACTGATAAAGATAAAAAAGCTTTTGAAGATAAAATAAAATTATTAGAAAAATTTGTTAAAGACTCTCAAATAAAATTAAATAAAGAGAGAAGCACAAGAATGGCTGAAATTGAAAAAACTATGAATAATGCTATCAATAAAATAGCTAAAGCTGAAAAAGCTGATTATGTATTAGAAGCAGGAGCTGTAAAATTTGGTGGTGTTGATTTAACAGATAAAGTTTTAGCTGAAATGGAAAAAACTAAATAAAAAATAAAGGAGGGAAGCAATGGAATATAAAATTATAGATGTTGCTAATCTCCTTGGTTGTGAAATTAAAGGGGACAAAAATCTTTTAGTAAAGGGACTTGCCCCTTTTTTTCAAGCAAAGGAAGATGAGCTTACATTTGCATCAGATGAAAAATTTTTACATAAACTAGGAGAAACAAAGGCTAAAGTAATAATTGTACCTAATATAGATTTACCAGAAATAGGAAAGACTTATTTATTAGCTAAAGATGACCCAAGAAAATTAATGCCTCTTTTATTAAATTACTTTAAAAGAAAAACTAAAAAAATGATAAAACCTACAGAAGATTCAGCTAAAATAGGAAACAATGTAGAAATAGCTCCTC from Fusobacterium perfoetens ATCC 29250 encodes:
- a CDS encoding potassium channel family protein, translating into MKQYLVIGLGSFGTNVARTLYEAGEEVVGIDLDETIVQETINNDYLENALVLDATDEIQLKKLDVQSFDVVFICIGLIEPSIMITLNLKEMGVKKTIVKAINGKHRKLLEKIGADQVIYPEEYMGKRTALVAMEPNMIEHLRFSQDFLLVEVKAPLEFIGKNFIELDIRKNYNINVIGIKKISGRFIPNPTATTIIEKDDTLIVVTDTKSANKINDILKKEYKED
- the mnmG gene encoding tRNA uridine-5-carboxymethylaminomethyl(34) synthesis enzyme MnmG, encoding MMKFDVIVVGAGHAGCEAALATARMGMKTAIFTISLDKIGYMSCNPSLGGPAKSHLVREIDALGGEIAKNIDKTFIQIRVLNTKKGPAVRSLRAQADKAQYTVQMKKTLENTENLDVIQGMVTDIIIEDGKAIGVKTREGVEYRGKAIIIATGTFMRGLIHIGESKFQGGRLGELSSEDLPLSLEKIGIKLGRFKTGTPARIDERTIDFSKMEEQPGDTSPLRFSNSSSYEELAKRKQIPCHLLHTNEKVHDIIRANKDRSPLYNGTIVGTGPRYCPSIEDKIFKYPDKKQHHIFLEKEGYDTNEIYVAGLSNSLPADVQYEILHSIEGLENAKIMRYAYAIEYDYVATEELTYSLENKNIKNLYTAGQINGTSGYEEAAAQGIMAGINAARKIQGKEPIILDRADSYIGTLIDDIVSKGTNEPYRMFTARSEYRLILREDNADLRLSKIGYEVGLVSKEEYEKVLFKEKVVKEVIEKLKKQYVGSSNSRVNEVLEKYNEKPVSNGISLFEFLRRPDVTYKDIKYVAKLIEDFSLEDYIDDIEYQIEIQVKYSGYIERAMKAIEKHKTLEDKKIPENIDYDSLENIPREAKEKLKAVRPMNIGQASRISGVSPADIQVLLIYLKMRGKN
- the rsmG gene encoding 16S rRNA (guanine(527)-N(7))-methyltransferase RsmG, whose protein sequence is MKEFLKDGIKKIGLDISDEKIDNLMEYLKLLIEYNSHTNLTAIRDEEGIIEKHFLDSLLVMKYMRITEGKAIDIGTGAGFPGMVLAICNPQIKFTLIDSVGKKINFLKQVIEKLGLSNVEAINVRAEEFINEKNRETYDIGLCRGVSKLNIILEYVIPFLKVNGRFLPQKMEGTNEEKDGENALKVLNSKIEKIYIDELPYIKDKRVIIDIIKLNKTNKKYPRANGVPSKKPL
- a CDS encoding translocation/assembly module TamB domain-containing protein, with the protein product MKNFLIKNKKIFFISLPLFLVFWISYMAIYKTETLVGMGFSLFTKGGLKIEKLTFQEGSNKERGRIELKNSKLYGENKELIADIPQLSLTYDNWKITSIDIYDPEINFVRDRNSYNIVDIFTGGKKKANAPQKESEEKIEKTEDLSEPILKKINVYNANLLYQDESYTEKIEKAVDNVNGYIKFYNGYRTDLEFTGVGKENNNEKIFVKYDSSTGKYAFYLDLKNIDFNEKLFQYAYDSNGAIKDVYGLANLKLKISDEGFLGEATLENGGLKYEDLDMPVTNVKLDIKFLGEQILIDGDYLVGNYPGKFSLDYNNENGVKVGFFLKDILYKDVEKYKYLKSLNLGFENLKLDKADIILSYKDKFRADIDFESKNGDNLDILYFEDVSGRFTYVDDTFYLENLKTSLSINDKFTSRKVVGNLKLKDGKGETKLKVLGDKRHLLSNFDLDFNFEIAENNFLFDIKSKILNLNGDYDFEKKEIILKEEDDFYLKYNLKEKILEESKGDITAYFNGYTIKSNLKLDRDKNELGIASNITRDNKKTDGKIDVKINLDTFNYITEFDLNNIRLVDKSGTLAGSFKGKIENKNDTLEGQIFIEKGLVVDNQNGIRIRKIYGITNINNKNKDKYLDITFDGEVGKLITPNITLNGLKIGIRYFDKEIQIKNINNRYLGATGTLFLDDLSINGNIKFNGINQDVVKLGDFNYEITDASGQISGKITPELDKLKGDILVKDAHLLLGESVVDFHGNIKYLNREISSKEFFIGENTLDFLYSIKNKKGSYDLIINENEIINIIPGTKLKLIGKSEGILENGYINGDFYGEIEGIRVGENYLPKISLTGKYDNNYINFRNISFLLKDGRKIINTKGKIDIHTKELEFELPEQNINLKDLNLFKDLNIQMLTKGKLKGTFDNLEYEIISEKGKIYFKNKFIANEKFKIFGDKEFINIEKINLFSDNNKIDILGNYNIKDKLTNGKIEAKIKEVDSLKEIAEKYNIENLSGKIDLDFEFIDNIPKGSLKFNKFKADMPNFNLYINNVNGNLGIDRRKIVIDSFDGNINDGKLKVFGDVVFEDTLEYLIGDNFEKIRYNLTLEGKNINYLYKDFVKINFSTRLRLVKDNLFGTININSGKITNITDKNFGIISTIKEYLKRKSMKSNPIVKNTAVFSPRGGLDISPSEIETNIKINIENGVNIDIKDISGYVKDIKGEVNGSGVLKGTLENLNFLGETNIKEGEFIFNNRKFYIDSAAALFNNPNQTIENINPEIVFITKTTINSKIYEISLIGPARNMELYIKSGDDVAISDLNSILSSDKNKNLNQKEMDETTAILIAELVGGQISDIVVSPIVDVVRTLFGFSDLRVSSSIITQDKKKNRDDELGVTFGAYIEAESPIYKDKIYWRAKFNFVDTTSELDRSPGEYGIAEYDLGVYYKINKNLSWGVGAQKIRNDLEILDSDKNYYIEMNFEKKFDF
- a CDS encoding BamA/OMP85 family outer membrane protein, which gives rise to MKKQLMVLLSFILMMFAYGEETQVTNYKIQKIIVENTKEVPEATILNIMTQKVGDNFSTENMINDYRKIKQFDFIDDVALYPEYYDSGIKVVVNVREKSDAKELLIKQGIIPMSERDVVDKSVIVKGINIYGNINVKEKEILSKIPVKVGGYYSKKKVTDGYKNLVESGLFRQVVPDISKEGNGVTVDFYLTENPVITGVNIIGNTLYTTDELLLGLKTKPNQVLNYNNLREDRDFILKKYNDDGYVLAKIVDMSLNSSYELEIFLSEGITRNINFKKMVTKQRGERRKATDNLLKTKDYVISREVELKENEIFNINDYNETVKNLMRLGYIKNVKYETRDIIGDFDGQDITLLIEEDRTARLQGAISYGSELGLLGMLSLEETNWKGKGQNLSFAYEKSDEDYSSFSINFSDPWIKDTDRISWGWSLYRNEYENDDSRAFNQIDTSGFKINVGKGLSKYVRLNLGAKVEYIETNPKSFSELNETERKLYYDDKYWLYSLTPSISYDTRNSYFDPTKGEFYKFGVEFGYAGGVDSDYFSIATIEARKYHRGFFKDNTFAYRLVLGIQSDGTKESQRFWVGGSSTLRGFDGGEFKGKQKAVLNIENRTKFNDVLGGVIFVDIGRAWDYDGIDQGYIGNSTLTDYDKKFPDKIAISAGVGLRINTPMGPLRFDFGWPITDSKESGMQFYFNMGQAF
- a CDS encoding OmpH family outer membrane protein, coding for MKKIALVALAVAMSTQALALKIGVVNSQELFYKYSKTKTMEENLKKQTASLDNTLKQKQVEIQKMELELKAKGNKATDKDKKAFEDKIKLLEKFVKDSQIKLNKERSTRMAEIEKTMNNAINKIAKAEKADYVLEAGAVKFGGVDLTDKVLAEMEKTK